A DNA window from Allokutzneria albata contains the following coding sequences:
- a CDS encoding helix-turn-helix transcriptional regulator, which produces MASESRAQLRDFLRSRRARLAPADVGMVAAGRRRTPGLRREEVAVLAGVGVSWYTWLEQGRDITVSAEVLDAISVALRLAEPERVHLYLLAGLNPPRPRGARTTAVTAELRQLIDAWSPRPAILHDRYWNVLAVNDSTRAVFGYDESSHNCLVTFFTNARYRDAQPHWASIAPDVVAAFRADAARFPEDAEFARLVDDLGAVSSEFAELWARHDVGGHSQAVKAAHHPEVGDLVFDKTTMVVADHPDWRLELFNPRPGTETAERVERLLRIRLAPPA; this is translated from the coding sequence ATGGCCAGCGAGTCCCGCGCACAGCTCCGCGACTTCCTGCGGAGCCGTCGTGCCCGGCTCGCGCCCGCGGACGTCGGCATGGTGGCCGCGGGCAGGCGCCGGACCCCCGGGCTGCGACGCGAGGAGGTCGCCGTGCTCGCCGGGGTCGGGGTGTCCTGGTACACGTGGCTCGAACAAGGGCGCGACATCACCGTCTCCGCCGAAGTGCTCGACGCGATCAGCGTGGCGCTGCGCCTGGCCGAGCCGGAACGCGTGCACCTCTACCTGCTGGCCGGCCTCAACCCGCCACGGCCGAGAGGCGCGCGCACCACGGCGGTCACCGCGGAACTCCGGCAGTTGATCGACGCGTGGTCACCGCGGCCCGCGATCCTGCACGACCGGTACTGGAACGTGTTGGCGGTCAACGACTCCACGCGGGCGGTGTTCGGCTACGACGAGAGCTCCCACAACTGCCTGGTCACGTTCTTCACGAATGCGCGCTACCGCGACGCGCAGCCGCACTGGGCTTCGATCGCGCCCGACGTCGTCGCCGCTTTCCGGGCCGACGCCGCGCGTTTCCCGGAAGACGCGGAGTTCGCTCGGCTCGTCGACGACCTCGGCGCCGTGAGCTCCGAGTTCGCCGAGTTGTGGGCGCGCCACGACGTGGGTGGGCACAGCCAGGCGGTGAAAGCGGCGCACCACCCCGAGGTGGGGGACCTGGTCTTCGACAAGACGACCATGGTGGTCGCCGACCACCCGGACTGGCGCCTGGAGCTGTTCAACCCGCGCCCCGGCACAGAGACGGCGGAGCGCGTCGAGCGGCTCCTGCGCATCCGGCTCGCTCCGCCTGCTTAA
- a CDS encoding beta family protein, whose protein sequence is MNHPDFAGSDYSWGDRELVRCRRGGKGRAGAPRRWIAMATSHHLGHLSRRTSAEF, encoded by the coding sequence GTGAACCATCCCGACTTCGCCGGGAGTGATTACTCGTGGGGTGACCGAGAGCTGGTGCGCTGCCGCCGCGGCGGAAAGGGGCGGGCGGGTGCTCCACGGCGCTGGATCGCCATGGCGACGTCGCACCACCTCGGCCACCTGTCCCGCAGAACGTCCGCTGAGTTCTGA
- a CDS encoding beta family protein produces MTPRRPVVCLRSKQGELEALRHLGDASAQPTIMIELLDSVMPKDSGLLADLVRTTALLASLDHAPWIDVHRLTESNFLRQSPGGPFEFLEKLVEHELEDYGLAGLDKVALVPVVPIAAREDDLRTLRLLQENQQRDVVVRLPLTDLPASALADRVRRVAQHSGVERGRLHAVIDMGYVESVQPMKVTLAARMKVITESLLGPGATTLLAGSIPSARSGYATTVQNRPELPMWRAVNETSNESAIRYGDYGVAHPVPPLAGGRSRSPNPYLYYTVPGRTVFLRRHVPQEDREGEPRRRTVRHGLRRSRRGTGEPSRLRRE; encoded by the coding sequence GTGACACCGCGTCGACCTGTGGTCTGCCTGAGAAGCAAGCAGGGTGAACTCGAAGCGCTGCGCCATCTCGGCGACGCGAGCGCCCAGCCGACAATCATGATCGAGCTCCTGGATTCGGTCATGCCCAAGGACTCCGGCTTGCTCGCGGATCTCGTGAGAACAACCGCGCTGCTCGCCTCTCTGGACCATGCGCCGTGGATCGACGTCCACCGGCTCACCGAGTCGAACTTCTTGCGCCAAAGCCCCGGCGGTCCTTTCGAGTTCCTGGAGAAGCTCGTCGAGCACGAGTTGGAGGACTACGGCTTGGCCGGGCTGGACAAGGTCGCCCTGGTTCCCGTTGTGCCGATCGCAGCGCGCGAGGACGATCTCCGCACACTGCGGCTCCTGCAGGAGAACCAGCAGCGTGACGTGGTCGTGCGCCTACCGCTGACCGATCTCCCGGCGTCCGCGCTCGCCGACCGCGTCCGGCGCGTGGCCCAGCACTCCGGAGTCGAGCGCGGACGCCTGCACGCAGTGATCGACATGGGGTACGTCGAGAGCGTCCAGCCCATGAAGGTGACCCTGGCGGCGCGAATGAAGGTGATCACGGAAAGCTTGCTGGGCCCGGGGGCCACGACGCTGCTGGCGGGTTCCATCCCCTCGGCGCGCAGCGGGTACGCGACCACCGTCCAAAACCGGCCGGAATTGCCGATGTGGCGCGCGGTGAACGAGACTTCGAACGAGAGCGCGATCCGATACGGCGACTACGGGGTCGCGCACCCGGTGCCCCCGCTCGCCGGTGGCCGCAGCCGCTCTCCCAATCCCTACCTGTACTACACCGTTCCGGGCCGGACCGTGTTTCTCCGCAGGCACGTTCCTCAGGAGGACCGAGAAGGAGAACCGAGAAGGAGAACCGTTCGGCACGGCCTTCGCCGATCTCGCCGAGGAACTGGTGAACCATCCCGACTTCGCCGGGAGTGA